The window GTTTCTGGGCAACAGCTGATGCTCTTGTTTCAACTGGCTTGGCGGCACTTGGATACAAATATGTTAACATTGGTATGTGACATAATTGCTTGCTTCCTTTAGACCTCTTTTGCGTGGATAAATTTGTTAAGATTTTGGTGCTGTCACTATCAATAGCATGGCACACATTTACCAAGTGTTTCTGATAAGGCAGATGATTGTTggggagaagagaaaagagactGGAAGGGGAGTCTAAGGGCAAAAGCTTCTACCTTTCCTTCTGGTATCAAGGCTCTAGCAGATTATGTTCATTCAAAAGGCTTAAAACTTGGCATATATTCTGATGCAGGGTAGACCTCTTTTAATTAAACAGCTATTTGATGGCTAGGACCTATGGTAAAAATTCTAAATGATATTAAGAGACTTTTTCGGTCTCCTCAGTTACAGAACCTGCAGCAAGAAAATGCCAGGTTCTCTTGGACATGAAGAGCAAGATGCAAAAACCTTTGCTGAATGGGTTAGTGTCGTAATCTGTTACGGCTTGATTGACATGACTTACAGTTGTTTAGATGTAGTTGGGAAAagctgaaaaattagttcactGCATGTCTATTTTGTCTCAGGGAGTTGATTACTTGAAGTATGATAATTGCTACCATGACGGATCCAAACCTCAGGATAGGTAACCATAAATTTTGTGTAACTTCATTCACTTGTGTCAGATGAAATTCCTTATCCTCTGGTGACAGGTATGCTAGGATGAGTTATGCATTGAGGAAGGTTGGGCGGCCGATTCTTTACTCGTTATGTGAATGGTAAGTCGCGTGATTATGCATAAATTCCTTTTTGGCAAAGCAGCACAGAAATTTATTTgatgtttgatgtttttttgacAAAACTTTTACAAAGTAACAATCTCATAGGGGACAAGAGTATCCGGCGAAATGGGCTGGTTTGTATGGCAATGCTTGGAGAACTACAGGGGATATTAAAGACACATGGGAAAGGTCCTGGCTTTTTATTCCTTTCTCCTTCTGGCTTTTGATCTTCATTCCATGTTATATTCTAGCCAATGAATTGATTTTGCATACATGATTGTTTCAGTGTGATATCAATCGCAGATGAAAACAACATTTGGGGTAGATATGCCGGACCTGGCAGATGGAATGGTAAACTGCAACTGTTGTGCTAGCTTCTGCCCTGAATATTACGGTCTTGTGtgcaacaaaatattaaaatagacaATTTTTTTGCTGCAAAATTTACTTATGTTTGCCATATTTAATAATCCTCATAGATCCTGACATGTTAGAAGTAGGCAACGGAGGGATGAGCTTAGAGGAGTACCGCTCTCATTTTAGTATTTGGGCTCTAATGAAAGTGCGTCTCTGAATCTTAAACCTTTCTCATGTCCGTTATTGCAACTTGTCATAATCCACAGCCTTGTTCTGATAGGCTCCTCTACTCATTGGATGTGACGTCCAATCTGCAAGCCATGAAACTCTTAGAATCCTGGGAAACAAGGAAGTTATAGATGTTAATCAGGATCCATTGGGAGCTCAAGGCAGGAAAATACGAGCAAAAGCTGGCCTAGAGGTGTGTTCTGAACACCGTTTTTCCCTTTACTATCAGAGTATTAATAACGCTAAATATTTGATGCAGATTTGGGCAGGGTCGTTGTCGAGGAAGAGAGTTGCAGTAGTGCTATGGAATAGAAGTGGATCTCGGGCCCCTATAACCGTGGGATGGAGGGAAATTGGACTTTCTCCATATAATCCTGTCATTGTCAGAGACCTGTGGGCGGTATACTAAACATTTCATTTTACTTCAAGCTAATTGTAAGCATGTTTTCATTCCTTTGCCTGCTGAAAAAAGGCTCTTGGATTCAGCTATCAGATCATGAGGAATGAAATTGTTGTTTTATAGATAACAGAACGAATGCAGTTTCTATACTCAAACATATCATTTTCGTCTTTGCATCGCAGCACTCATTTGTTTCAATGAGAAAACTTCATGGATTGACTGCGTATGTTGCTTCCCATGCCTGCAAGATGTATATACTGACTCCATCCTAGAGGAAGATGGAAGCGGTGTTCGGTCTGCAAGCCAGGAAACCCTTAGAAATCCTTGGAAACATGAAAGATCAAGATCCTTCGGTAGTTATTACCAGAAAAGAAGAACATAAGGTATTCTTTTCAGACAGTAAGAGATAAGTTGAAAGATAtgctaatatattatatttgtgatatataacttgtaaaattaagcTGAAACTaaatttgagaaagaaagagaataaaaagttGAAAGTAATTGCTGTCTTCAAATCTCCCTACAACTGAAATGTCTGCTTCAGAAAGGTTTGATTTGCAAGTCCATCTTTCTAGTTGAACTTTGAACAGACTTTAGTTAGAGAGAGCATCATGACTTGGAAATAAATCATGCTATGTTGAAAACCCAGATGTGCCTAACCTTGGTTCATTGGTTGATTTGTCGAGAGATGGgttcagtttttcttttcagtctcattttttaatattaatttattttattgggttgtCTCCTTCCTGGTCATGGTTTTAGAAGATTAACACatgatttaggttttttttttatcttaattgattttttttcaatcattgcttctttttttattttttttatccgtaAACATTGGATATGGCTTTTATTGAGTTGTTTTCTCTCATAACATAAGTCATGAATTTAGCAAGTTAACTCGGgtgattcaagtttttttaattaacttttttccttataattttaacattttttttttaaaaaaaaaacctgaaagagGGGGGATTTTACTGAAAATCTCTTCACAAAACcttatttattagaataatgctttgtttttttcttttttttcctctttaatgtttttcaatcaatatttttttttaatttcatcttttaatattaaatttaatttttattgggttgtctTACTCTCGTGACACAATTCGTGGGTTAAcaacttgggtttttttcttttgtttttcaatcaatgtttttattttttaatttcatccttctacattgaatttatttttatttggttgtcCCATTCATGATACGGCTCATGAGTTTGGCTAGTTAAATTGATTtacttgggtttttttcttttttaatttattttcctcataattttattatttaatattggattaattaaaaattatgcttcatgatttgttttgattttctttctattaagttatcttTAGTCTCATGACCCAAGAATTGTAATTAgcaggttaacctgagttgacttgagttgatttttgtgtatttttaattgatttttttttcaatttcataatttaatatcGGGTCAgttgggaattgagcttcataatttattttgatttgatttttatggggttattctaatttcatgatcagggtcATGAGTTTTGGCAGATTAACCCTTTtaaatcatgtaattttttatttattttataaggttattttcgTGTCATGATTGAGTCATGCAtccttttgaattttctttttattaggttgTTCTAGTCTCATGACATCTGTCACGGGTCTTGTGAGTTAACTCaattgactcgagttatttttattttttttcttaattgatttttttttaattttatcatttaatattgtgtttgattgaaaattaggctttataatttattttggtatgttttttattaacctGTTAATGTTTCATGCCTCTAGAATAATGCATAGAGGGtcactcaagttgttttttatgtcatctttttaattgattttttttttgtaaatttcataattcaacATTAGATCCCACAAGATCAGTTTGAACTAAGCTTTgcaaatttttatttgctttttgctGGGTTATCTCAAATTTATAACTATAACCAAGAACACGAGTTTAGTAGGTTAACTCATGTtaaattaagttattattttgattttttttaagaggttatCTAGATCTCATGACTTGAGATATAGGTGATGGATTGAATTAGatcattcttttatatatatattttttaaaattaattttatttttttaatcttatcttaaaatattttttagtgaaactagatttttattaatctttcgAGTTGTCTTAACTCCAGCATGACCTAGGTGAATGATCTATTTAAAACTAAAGCAAGTAGATTTTGAAGTCCTTTATTATTACTTTATATTTTATGGGATAGCCCTCGAAACaactgaaaatgaaaatatgatCATGTTGTTCTACTTAATAGATGACGActtaaaatcaataaacaagTTTTGGTTCTATTAGACCATGACCACTTGCGGGGGcagactaaaaataaaaaattaggagggtaaaatttaaaaattattttaaaaaaattaaaatttcagttatttttactaaaattataaatagaaaGGCTAGGAAAAACATTTCCTTGCAGGGCCGTTCCTATCAGCCTCACCTGGCCCTGTTACTGTCCACTTGTACATAGCAAATTATTGGCTCTGCTACTTCTTGTCAGAAAAGATCTTCATCGAAGGAGGATGTGAATTTCTTTGTAGATATATACACGCAaggatttaaatatttaaatagacATCATcttcaatctaaaaatttaaaataaatcaactctTTGTATACAAATTACTCCACGTAtaacatttattaataaaaaaaatcttggttttataaaaattttaaatgaatgtTTTCGATGCAAACTAcggcttttaaaaatatatttttagttaaatttactGTGAAATGAATTTTAAGTAGGTATTTAGGAGTaagaaacatattattttaaattttgtaaaattaagatttgaaagtaattatacataaaatttaatgagagaaacaaaaattatttaactaaataaataattttttatataattagagaaaaaacaaaactaccgCAATTCCAtactaaattatcataaaaccCTTTAAAACAGCTCTCTAGATTTATTTTGTCCTCCGCCACCGAGTCCAATCCAATTACAGGGTAGTGATGTTCACCATATcatatcaatttgatattgattttaatCCATTAAGcactgaattaaaaaaagtaaacagAATTATTAAAACTATCAAGAAAAACATCTAAAGaaccatttcttaaaaaaaaaaacgcaaaatcattaaaaaatattttaaaaataattcaaccacggaaataaacattgaagtcgAGACAAGGAAAGGGATGGTCACGTTATGGTGAAAGGAAAGATAATTAGGAGAAGCGATTCTAGAAACCTCCATGCATAGacatctctattattttttttaaagaaaaagtggGTAGCAACTCGATCCATTGTTTTTAAACCTAGCATGATGGTCGACCCAGCTCAAAGCTCGGGTCATAAATTTTGACCAGatcaatcttaattttttttataaatcaaaacgacattgttttgataaaaaattaaaaaaaaatcaatatgttGCAACCAGGTTTTTTACTAGATCAACAGAGTTATCAGGTCAATCCGCTGGTTAGCCGGTTCAActgagtttttaattattatttttttataaacccgGTCCAGCTGGGTTTTTAAgtattatttgtttataaacCTATTTAGTTCCAATCTTGAATTAACTGGATCCTAGATCAACCCGACAGACAGTTGGCTGGGATTTAAAATTATGCTTCAAAGTCTGTTGTATTCTCTGTACTCGATTATCATGTGAAACATTGAATATTGTCTGCACAGCTCGACGGCGTAAGTGACAAACAGGGCCAGATGGGTTAAGAAGCCAGCCGAGGAGGAGGACGCATCCGACACTATCACGTACTTACCTAGCTTGTGAccaaatcttgattcttgctcTGTCTGATCAGTTTGTTTTCCGCGCATTCATGGGTTCCGCTCGAGGGATATCTTataaagttatctttgtgtAATGATTGagttatagattttttaatattaatttttttttattggattgttttaatttcatgatatCTCTCACAAGTTTGATGAGTTGATTcagttgattgaattttttttaattgattttttcttcattttcatcatttaataatgtatttaattaaaaattaggctttataatttgttttggtctGCTTTTTATTAGCATATTAATGTCTCATGATCCGAGAATAATGCTTATAGGGT of the Populus nigra chromosome 7, ddPopNigr1.1, whole genome shotgun sequence genome contains:
- the LOC133698921 gene encoding alpha-galactosidase-like encodes the protein MKMGSKFSFLIVNVVLVVASINKGVNCMNVSSSNANLEDYTQFLLANGVARTPPMGWNSWNHFQCNIDERTIKTTADALVSTGLAALGYKYVNIDDCWGEEKRDWKGSLRAKASTFPSGIKALADYVHSKGLKLGIYSDAGYRTCSKKMPGSLGHEEQDAKTFAEWGVDYLKYDNCYHDGSKPQDRYARMSYALRKVGRPILYSLCEWGQEYPAKWAGLYGNAWRTTGDIKDTWESVISIADENNIWGRYAGPGRWNDPDMLEVGNGGMSLEEYRSHFSIWALMKAPLLIGCDVQSASHETLRILGNKEVIDVNQDPLGAQGRKIRAKAGLEIWAGSLSRKRVAVVLWNRSGSRAPITVGWREIGLSPYNPVIVRDLWAHSFVSMRKLHGLTAYVASHACKMYILTPS